In a genomic window of Gloeocapsopsis dulcis:
- the purN gene encoding phosphoribosylglycinamide formyltransferase → MSSNLDHFSLDSTLSLVSPSVSLRDITLEVPLKLGILASGNGSNFEAIAEAIAQGKLNAQIQVLIYNNPEAKAAKRAQDRGIPAILLNHRDFVSRENLDAQIVKTLRKYDVEWVIMAGWMRIVTPVLINAFPNRMINIHPSLLPSFKGVRAIEQALAAKVKITGCTAHFVSLEVDSGTILLQAAVPILPNDTSETLHARIQVQEHRILPQAIALAAYQHK, encoded by the coding sequence ATGTCCAGCAATTTAGATCACTTTAGCCTTGATTCTACTCTGAGTTTAGTTTCTCCCTCAGTATCACTGCGTGACATCACACTAGAAGTCCCGCTAAAGTTAGGAATTCTCGCCTCCGGTAATGGTAGTAATTTTGAAGCAATTGCCGAGGCGATCGCGCAAGGAAAACTGAACGCTCAAATCCAAGTACTTATTTACAATAACCCAGAAGCTAAAGCTGCAAAACGCGCTCAAGATCGAGGGATTCCAGCTATATTATTAAATCACCGTGATTTTGTCTCTAGAGAAAACCTAGATGCGCAAATTGTTAAAACTTTACGCAAATACGATGTCGAATGGGTAATTATGGCAGGTTGGATGCGAATTGTTACCCCAGTTCTGATCAATGCTTTCCCCAACCGGATGATTAATATTCACCCCAGTCTGCTACCTAGTTTCAAAGGTGTCCGTGCAATTGAACAAGCATTAGCTGCAAAAGTAAAAATTACGGGTTGTACCGCACACTTTGTTAGTCTCGAAGTAGATAGCGGTACTATTTTGCTTCAAGCCGCCGTGCCAATTTTACCCAACGATACCTCAGAAACGCTTCATGCGCGTATCCAAGTTCAAGAACATCGAATTTTACCGCAGGCGATCGCCCTTGCAGCGTATCAGCACAAATAG
- a CDS encoding carbohydrate ABC transporter permease: MRGNKNTPRIYSKSWLDNDAIAAWVFLAPAAIILGIFLLYPIAYLFYLSFTTGSFTSAGIRWVGLRNYLRLLLTPDFWQVLGNTAYFTVATVIPSLVIPLGLAALLNRAVILRDFFRSAYFLPSITSLVAAGLGFRWLFQTEGPVNAFLSSFGIEPIPWLGSTTWAMPVLILLSIWKQLGFNMVVFLAGLQAIPPSRYEAAEIDGANAWQQFWHITLPGLRPTLIFATITTAIFTLRSFEQVYVVTGGGPLNSTNLLVYYIYQEAFAQFDFGYAAAAATVLLAVALILVYLQLRTWSEDTD, from the coding sequence ATGCGGGGTAATAAGAACACTCCTCGAATTTATAGTAAATCGTGGTTGGATAATGATGCGATCGCGGCGTGGGTTTTTCTCGCACCAGCAGCGATTATCTTGGGAATATTCCTGCTATACCCAATTGCCTATTTGTTTTATCTCAGCTTTACTACTGGTAGTTTTACCTCAGCAGGGATTCGTTGGGTTGGTTTAAGAAACTACCTGCGCCTCCTTCTCACTCCTGATTTTTGGCAAGTTTTGGGAAATACAGCTTACTTCACCGTTGCCACAGTTATTCCTAGTTTAGTCATTCCTTTAGGACTAGCCGCACTTTTAAATCGTGCTGTTATACTGCGAGATTTCTTCCGCAGTGCCTATTTTCTCCCCTCAATTACCTCTTTAGTTGCAGCAGGATTAGGATTTCGTTGGTTATTTCAAACCGAAGGTCCCGTAAATGCATTTTTAAGTTCTTTTGGTATTGAACCAATTCCTTGGCTAGGAAGTACTACTTGGGCAATGCCCGTTTTGATTTTACTCAGCATTTGGAAGCAATTAGGTTTCAATATGGTCGTCTTCCTTGCTGGATTACAGGCGATTCCACCAAGTCGCTATGAAGCCGCTGAAATTGATGGGGCTAATGCTTGGCAACAATTTTGGCATATTACTTTACCAGGATTACGACCAACGCTGATATTTGCAACGATTACAACCGCAATATTCACCCTACGAAGTTTTGAGCAAGTTTATGTCGTTACGGGGGGAGGTCCTTTAAATTCCACTAATTTATTGGTTTACTATATTTACCAAGAAGCTTTTGCCCAATTTGATTTTGGCTACGCAGCAGCTGCCGCTACAGTACTCTTAGCAGTCGCGCTCATTTTAGTCTATTTACAGTTGCGGACCTGGAGTGAAGACACAGATTAG
- the arsM gene encoding arsenosugar biosynthesis arsenite methyltransferase ArsM, with the protein MSYLETAAQFYSEVAQTPQVGLCCVQSSPLQFPGLKIPSQMQQMNYGCGTTVHPAELINQPTVLYIGVGGGLEALQFAYFSRRSGGVIAVEPVAAMRLAAKQNLEIAAQQNSWFDPSFVEICEGDAFTLPVADASVDVVAQNCLFNIFAPDDLSKALKEAFRVLKSGGRLQMSDPIATRSIPIHLQQDHRLRAMCLSGALTYEQYIEKIVDAGFGQVEIRARRPYRLLDRDTYNLEADLLLESLDSVAFKVSIPEDGACIFTGKTAIYCGKEEKFDDANGHILQRGVPAVVCDKTAVKLASLLQQKIMITNSTWHYVGGGCC; encoded by the coding sequence ATGAGCTATTTAGAAACCGCAGCGCAATTTTACAGTGAAGTTGCCCAAACGCCTCAAGTTGGACTTTGTTGCGTCCAAAGCAGCCCTCTGCAATTTCCAGGGCTCAAGATTCCATCACAAATGCAACAGATGAACTATGGTTGTGGTACTACGGTTCATCCTGCTGAACTGATTAATCAACCCACGGTACTATATATTGGTGTTGGTGGTGGCTTAGAAGCGTTACAGTTTGCGTATTTCTCCCGCCGTTCTGGTGGTGTGATTGCGGTGGAACCTGTCGCAGCAATGCGTTTAGCTGCAAAGCAGAATTTAGAAATTGCTGCACAACAAAATTCTTGGTTTGATCCTAGCTTTGTTGAAATCTGCGAAGGTGATGCGTTTACCTTACCTGTTGCAGATGCCTCGGTTGATGTTGTTGCCCAAAATTGTTTATTTAATATTTTTGCACCAGACGACCTCTCTAAGGCACTTAAAGAAGCATTTCGGGTGCTAAAATCTGGTGGAAGATTACAAATGAGTGACCCGATCGCTACTCGTTCCATTCCTATACATTTACAACAAGACCACCGATTACGCGCAATGTGCTTATCAGGTGCGCTTACCTACGAACAATACATTGAAAAAATCGTTGATGCTGGCTTTGGGCAAGTAGAAATTCGGGCACGTCGTCCTTATCGATTGTTAGATCGCGATACCTACAATTTAGAAGCAGATTTACTCTTAGAAAGTTTAGACTCCGTAGCTTTTAAAGTATCTATTCCAGAAGATGGAGCGTGTATTTTTACAGGTAAAACTGCTATATATTGCGGTAAAGAAGAAAAGTTTGATGATGCTAATGGTCACATTTTACAACGCGGTGTACCAGCAGTCGTCTGCGATAAAACAGCAGTTAAACTAGCCTCATTACTACAACAAAAAATTATGATTACCAACTCAACATGGCATTATGTCGGCGGTGGTTGCTGTTAA
- the arsS gene encoding arsenosugar biosynthesis radical SAM (seleno)protein ArsS (Some members of this family are selenoproteins.) — MPQTLSVTPFKTKLCSSFTKSKIKVLQVNLGKRCNLACTHCHVEAGPKRTEELSPEVCEQLIQVIQTFPEIEIVDLTGGAPEMNYGFKPLVQAAKTAGKQVIVRSNLVIYFESGFADLPEFFAQNQLHIVASLPCYLSDNVDKMRGSGVFDASIRALQWLNQQGYGKEPNLILDLVFNPQLPISEEKFSLPPDQDKLEQTYKMFLQEHFGIVFNNLFTIANLPVGRTAGYLQRQKLYVPYLKFLEDNFNASTVEHLMCRNELSVDYLGNIYDCDFNQMMNLPAKTRNGEVLTIAKLLEARTLDLIAEIQTAPYCYGCTAGSGSSCGGALVEE, encoded by the coding sequence ATGCCACAAACACTATCAGTAACACCATTTAAAACAAAGCTTTGTTCATCTTTCACTAAAAGCAAAATTAAGGTACTGCAAGTTAATTTGGGTAAGCGTTGTAATTTAGCTTGTACGCATTGTCATGTGGAAGCAGGACCAAAACGTACTGAAGAACTTTCTCCTGAAGTTTGCGAACAACTAATTCAAGTTATTCAAACTTTTCCTGAGATTGAGATTGTTGATTTAACTGGCGGCGCACCAGAAATGAATTACGGATTTAAACCATTAGTACAAGCTGCAAAAACTGCAGGAAAACAAGTGATTGTACGTTCTAATCTGGTGATTTATTTTGAATCAGGCTTTGCAGATCTGCCAGAGTTTTTTGCTCAAAATCAACTTCATATTGTAGCATCACTGCCTTGTTATTTATCTGATAATGTTGATAAAATGCGTGGTTCTGGTGTATTTGATGCATCAATTCGGGCTTTACAGTGGCTCAATCAACAAGGATATGGCAAAGAACCAAATCTTATTTTAGATTTAGTCTTTAATCCCCAATTACCTATAAGTGAAGAAAAATTTTCCTTACCTCCAGACCAAGATAAGCTAGAACAAACTTATAAAATGTTCTTGCAAGAACATTTTGGTATTGTGTTTAATAATCTTTTTACGATTGCAAATTTACCTGTGGGCAGAACTGCTGGGTATCTACAACGTCAAAAGCTATACGTTCCCTATTTAAAATTTTTAGAAGATAATTTTAATGCAAGTACTGTAGAGCATTTGATGTGCCGCAATGAATTGTCAGTAGATTATCTGGGAAATATTTATGATTGTGATTTTAATCAGATGATGAATTTACCTGCAAAAACTCGTAACGGTGAAGTGCTGACTATTGCCAAGCTACTCGAAGCTAGAACTTTAGATTTAATTGCCGAAATCCAAACAGCACCTTATTGCTACGGTTGTACTGCTGGTTCGGGTTCTAGTTGTGGTGGTGCTTTAGTGGAAGAGTAG
- a CDS encoding DUF2157 domain-containing protein, with protein MRYALTQLPMTSPEQIEIEIRVSATQPQLLEGLDLWLRLKLLSDTQVLRICRTHLICPLPVPEITPSADFITTPPETPVPARSPVPILSRVLSSLMAEISVVWLLFLGVFMVVVSSGVLAASQWQNFSSVGQYAILFGYTLAFWLACLWTWQQPNLNLTSRILQVTTLLLIPINFWAIDGFQLWRSGFGLVIGAIAILSLSAIAWRLLQSALPITSNVLALSWLQMGWTLSGFPLIAIYSGTVGTAAVLWHQVEKRREGLTDLGIGGVVIAISTLLLLGRGVLRAGVPIDAIGLALGICGWLLCWLTRRQVQPLFVTGIGLLVLGWIVAVGVEPPWQVIAVSILGIWLLANRLQRLWQVWDLIALFFVGLQAYCLLWRMIPIAGRQQILALATQIAGGNLIAGELIGLALFPYLIITLIVASRLRRAAQPALANYTAGMALILGIVLAFVSLLHPLVRSLYLLAATLTLIFALCQRLTSAAWLIYLTHVTGILTVGAWIGWGFPNLDARFWAIILLIGMVAEWGFTSRNLQIFAPVWQRSAWYIGLVLAGLSYPLLIESNPYWGLIWLATPACLAFLANRSIPQTRLASWLSVLTLLSAQGLTEFSVTPLLISTAIATGLMLVNTQKLRSQLAAIITVGFGLSFSGTCLWQIWGTIPINWLPIWIGVALWGLWVLWRFIPTEIYRSALNNWAIALSIINLIFLTLGRLEIYSIQNLSIVLAAVLTTGAITYRNWQQPTNLYFYGIAWGTEIVVSSIIWWTVPSLINIAIANLGLGLATQLSSDLWVRRSGFPYFSSWHVIPRIYAVLGLTFAHHTFTAYTGIYTLAAALTGIGVGRRLSHLKLVTYISIFGISFAAYELLIYQLLQSQGGQVGDGIVLLSALACAIAITYRFLSRWLLFYWRLVPQELLVITHLHWGGGSLSLLALGTTLSNFGSSLWLGVTVVLAAYAAWQGRNRNFWVYLGVVQLIIAIAHLLARILPLTALLNWASAIACIFAYLLYSLPWQTWGWSKQPWQRSATILPGVIVFFTVGGSIQSLFLVAAFYAWLARVENEIRLSYLSIALADWAIIRILQDGNLSDPLWYVSVLSGSLLYLAQVDPILRSPTAKEKRHILRTLAVGLFCLTALYQSDNSLWQGIFTIFLSVGLILAGIVFRTRAYLYVGTLTFIFKVLRQLWLFIDNYSLLLWAIGIVVGLLFIWIAATFEARRSQTIALVQTWIRELATWE; from the coding sequence ATGAGGTATGCGCTGACGCAGTTACCCATGACCTCACCAGAGCAAATCGAGATAGAGATAAGAGTATCAGCTACACAACCCCAGTTGTTAGAAGGGCTAGATCTGTGGTTGCGTCTGAAGTTACTTTCTGACACTCAAGTTCTCCGAATTTGTCGCACTCACCTAATTTGTCCCTTACCCGTACCTGAAATCACTCCTTCAGCAGACTTCATCACTACGCCACCAGAAACACCAGTTCCCGCTAGAAGTCCTGTACCTATACTCAGCCGCGTTTTATCTTCCTTGATGGCAGAGATTAGCGTCGTGTGGCTGCTGTTTTTAGGCGTGTTCATGGTAGTGGTGTCCTCTGGGGTACTGGCTGCGAGTCAGTGGCAAAACTTTTCTTCAGTTGGACAGTATGCCATCTTATTTGGCTACACCCTGGCATTTTGGCTTGCTTGCTTGTGGACGTGGCAACAACCAAATTTAAATTTAACCAGTAGGATTTTACAAGTCACTACTTTATTACTAATTCCAATTAACTTTTGGGCAATCGACGGTTTCCAACTGTGGCGGAGTGGATTTGGGTTAGTTATTGGAGCGATCGCTATTCTTAGCTTATCCGCGATCGCTTGGAGGTTGCTGCAATCTGCACTACCAATTACGAGTAACGTTCTGGCACTGAGTTGGTTGCAAATGGGATGGACGTTATCTGGATTTCCCTTAATTGCCATCTATAGCGGTACGGTTGGTACAGCAGCAGTACTATGGCATCAAGTAGAAAAACGTCGAGAAGGTTTAACAGATTTAGGAATTGGTGGCGTTGTTATTGCTATCTCTACCTTACTACTTTTAGGTAGAGGAGTACTACGAGCAGGTGTACCAATAGATGCCATTGGACTTGCATTAGGAATCTGCGGTTGGCTGCTTTGTTGGTTGACTCGTCGTCAGGTGCAACCGCTGTTCGTCACGGGGATTGGGTTATTAGTATTAGGTTGGATAGTCGCTGTTGGTGTCGAACCACCTTGGCAAGTGATCGCAGTTAGTATTTTAGGTATCTGGTTATTAGCAAATCGTCTGCAACGACTTTGGCAAGTATGGGATTTAATCGCCTTATTTTTTGTCGGGTTGCAGGCATACTGTCTATTGTGGCGGATGATTCCCATTGCAGGGAGACAGCAAATTCTTGCCTTGGCAACTCAAATTGCTGGAGGGAATTTAATCGCTGGAGAACTTATCGGACTGGCACTTTTTCCTTATCTTATTATCACTCTAATAGTTGCTTCGCGTCTGCGTCGTGCTGCTCAACCAGCATTAGCTAACTATACTGCAGGTATGGCATTGATATTAGGTATTGTCCTTGCCTTTGTTAGCCTGCTTCATCCCTTGGTGCGATCGCTATACTTATTAGCTGCCACATTGACGTTAATTTTTGCTCTTTGCCAACGTTTAACATCTGCTGCATGGTTAATCTATCTGACGCACGTAACTGGAATATTAACTGTAGGTGCGTGGATAGGTTGGGGGTTTCCCAATTTAGATGCTCGATTTTGGGCAATTATTTTGTTAATTGGAATGGTAGCAGAATGGGGCTTCACTAGTAGAAACCTACAAATATTCGCTCCAGTATGGCAACGTAGTGCGTGGTATATCGGTTTAGTCTTAGCAGGATTGAGCTATCCCTTACTGATAGAATCAAATCCATATTGGGGATTAATTTGGTTAGCCACCCCCGCCTGTCTCGCTTTTCTAGCTAATCGTTCTATTCCTCAAACAAGATTAGCAAGTTGGTTAAGTGTTCTTACCTTACTTTCAGCACAAGGACTAACTGAATTTAGTGTAACTCCTTTATTAATTAGTACAGCAATCGCAACGGGTTTAATGTTAGTCAACACGCAAAAATTGCGATCGCAACTTGCAGCTATAATAACTGTCGGTTTTGGCTTGAGTTTTAGCGGCACTTGTCTGTGGCAAATTTGGGGCACAATTCCGATAAATTGGTTGCCAATATGGATTGGAGTTGCTTTGTGGGGATTGTGGGTGTTATGGCGATTTATTCCTACAGAAATTTATCGATCTGCATTGAATAATTGGGCGATCGCGCTGAGTATAATTAACTTAATTTTCCTCACCTTAGGCAGGCTGGAAATTTACTCAATTCAAAATTTATCTATAGTTCTGGCAGCAGTTTTAACTACAGGGGCAATTACTTATCGAAACTGGCAACAGCCAACAAATTTATATTTTTACGGTATTGCTTGGGGTACAGAGATAGTTGTATCGAGTATTATTTGGTGGACTGTACCATCTTTGATAAATATTGCGATTGCAAATTTAGGATTGGGATTAGCAACGCAACTAAGTAGCGATTTGTGGGTACGTCGTTCTGGATTTCCCTACTTTTCTAGCTGGCACGTTATCCCTCGTATTTATGCAGTTTTAGGGTTAACTTTTGCCCATCATACATTTACAGCATACACCGGAATCTATACTTTAGCAGCAGCATTAACAGGAATTGGTGTTGGTAGGCGTTTATCTCATCTCAAACTAGTTACATATATATCTATATTTGGTATTTCTTTTGCTGCTTACGAACTCTTAATTTATCAGTTGTTGCAGTCTCAGGGAGGACAAGTAGGAGATGGCATAGTATTACTATCCGCCTTAGCTTGTGCGATCGCAATTACATATCGTTTTTTGTCCCGTTGGTTGCTATTTTACTGGCGACTCGTACCTCAAGAATTACTTGTAATAACTCACCTCCACTGGGGAGGTGGTAGTCTATCCCTGTTGGCGTTGGGAACAACTTTAAGTAACTTTGGTAGCAGTCTATGGCTAGGAGTCACGGTAGTATTAGCAGCTTATGCAGCTTGGCAAGGACGCAATCGCAATTTTTGGGTATATTTGGGCGTTGTACAATTAATAATTGCGATCGCCCACCTCTTAGCTCGAATTTTACCTTTAACCGCTCTCTTAAATTGGGCATCTGCGATCGCTTGTATTTTCGCCTATCTTTTATATTCATTACCTTGGCAAACCTGGGGATGGTCGAAACAACCATGGCAGCGTTCTGCTACTATTTTGCCAGGGGTAATTGTCTTTTTCACAGTTGGCGGCTCGATTCAAAGTTTGTTTTTAGTAGCAGCCTTTTACGCTTGGCTGGCAAGGGTAGAAAACGAAATTCGCCTCAGTTATTTGAGTATTGCTTTAGCTGATTGGGCAATTATTAGAATATTACAAGATGGGAATCTCAGCGATCCTTTGTGGTATGTATCAGTATTAAGTGGTTCGTTACTTTATCTTGCTCAAGTCGATCCAATATTGCGATCGCCCACTGCAAAGGAAAAGCGTCATATCCTGCGTACTTTAGCTGTCGGGTTATTTTGTTTAACAGCTTTATATCAATCGGATAATAGTTTGTGGCAGGGAATTTTTACTATCTTCCTCAGTGTAGGTTTAATTTTAGCAGGAATAGTATTTCGCACTCGCGCCTATCTATATGTCGGAACGTTGACTTTCATTTTTAAAGTCTTACGTCAACTGTGGTTATTCATTGATAATTATTCTTTACTCTTATGGGCAATTGGTATTGTAGTAGGATTATTATTTATTTGGATTGCTGCAACATTTGAAGCCCGTCGCAGTCAAACGATCGCACTAGTGCAAACTTGGATTCGAGAATTAGCAACTTGGGAATGA
- a CDS encoding aspartate/glutamate racemase family protein yields the protein MKIKVINPNTTASMTQKITEAAIAVASPGTEIIACNPDMGPVSIEGHYDEALSVVGILEEIKKGEAAGIDGYVIACFGDPGLLAARELAKGPVLGIAEAAMHAASLIATGFSIVTTLSRTRVIAQHLVANYGMTHFCRQIRAIDLPVLELEDENSHARKTILAECRQALAEDGAGAIVLGCGGMADLSAQLSQELGVPVIDGVSVAVKFVEALVSLGLNTSKKGDLAYPIAKPYTGMLHAFAFVNQL from the coding sequence ATGAAAATCAAAGTTATCAACCCCAATACCACAGCAAGCATGACACAAAAAATTACTGAGGCAGCGATCGCTGTGGCAAGTCCTGGAACTGAAATTATTGCGTGTAATCCAGATATGGGACCAGTTTCGATTGAGGGACACTATGATGAAGCGCTGAGTGTTGTTGGCATTCTTGAAGAAATTAAAAAAGGAGAAGCCGCAGGCATTGATGGTTATGTAATTGCTTGCTTTGGCGATCCTGGATTACTCGCCGCACGAGAATTGGCAAAAGGTCCGGTGTTGGGAATTGCGGAAGCTGCCATGCACGCTGCAAGTTTGATCGCAACTGGATTTTCAATCGTAACAACCTTAAGTCGTACGCGGGTCATTGCCCAACATTTAGTCGCAAACTACGGTATGACGCACTTTTGTCGTCAAATTCGGGCGATAGATTTACCCGTACTCGAACTTGAAGATGAAAATTCTCATGCCAGGAAGACAATACTAGCAGAATGTCGTCAAGCTTTAGCGGAAGATGGTGCAGGAGCGATCGTTTTAGGGTGTGGTGGTATGGCTGATTTATCAGCGCAACTGAGTCAAGAGTTAGGAGTTCCAGTAATTGATGGTGTTAGTGTTGCAGTTAAATTTGTTGAAGCTTTAGTAAGTTTGGGCTTGAATACGAGTAAAAAGGGCGATCTAGCTTATCCCATTGCTAAGCCCTATACTGGAATGCTTCACGCTTTTGCTTTTGTGAATCAATTGTAA
- a CDS encoding GNAT family N-acetyltransferase, which translates to MAGQLIKLRIKDVRMRSPHCKIRVATPQEDLIIAEHFFLMWQDNNLSADSVKSDWREITLEFIERVRQDLSYQAFVAEVDRKVVGSVGCQLFAGLYPNVLTEQYRKSGYIWGVYVEPAYRRQGIAKQLTSEALDYLKSIGCTRAVLHASPLGKPVYSSLGFTQSNEMCFDLG; encoded by the coding sequence GTGGCTGGGCAGCTTATAAAGCTGCGAATTAAGGATGTAAGAATGCGATCGCCGCACTGCAAAATTCGCGTAGCAACTCCGCAAGAAGATTTAATCATTGCGGAGCATTTCTTTTTGATGTGGCAAGATAATAATCTTTCTGCTGATTCTGTTAAGTCTGACTGGCGAGAAATCACGCTAGAGTTTATCGAACGCGTACGTCAAGATTTGTCTTACCAAGCTTTTGTCGCCGAAGTTGATCGTAAAGTTGTCGGTTCTGTAGGTTGTCAGTTATTTGCTGGGCTTTACCCCAATGTTCTAACCGAGCAGTATCGTAAAAGTGGCTACATCTGGGGTGTTTATGTTGAGCCAGCTTACCGCAGACAAGGTATTGCAAAACAGCTAACGTCAGAAGCACTCGACTACCTTAAATCCATCGGTTGTACAAGAGCAGTTCTTCATGCGTCTCCTTTGGGTAAACCTGTGTACTCTAGCTTAGGCTTTACTCAAAGTAATGAAATGTGCTTCGATTTAGGGTAA
- a CDS encoding allophanate hydrolase-related protein has protein sequence MTKTTNLNSGTKRIFICGSALRGQPDHQNLQSAKFIKEAKTQSRYRLHAAGDGWHPAIYEVEQGGISIPGEVYELTQEQFDYLASTEPPNMYPSNIVLEDGEVLTAFLYPQELVEKYNWTDISQHGGWAAYKAAN, from the coding sequence ATGACCAAGACCACTAACTTAAACTCTGGCACAAAACGGATCTTTATTTGTGGTTCAGCGTTACGCGGACAACCCGATCATCAAAACCTACAATCTGCAAAGTTTATCAAGGAAGCAAAAACACAATCTCGTTATCGACTTCATGCAGCAGGTGACGGTTGGCATCCCGCAATTTACGAAGTAGAACAAGGAGGAATTTCAATTCCAGGGGAAGTCTATGAACTTACTCAAGAACAGTTTGACTACCTAGCATCAACAGAACCACCAAATATGTATCCGAGTAATATCGTTCTAGAAGATGGTGAAGTTCTTACTGCGTTTCTTTATCCGCAAGAGTTAGTAGAAAAATATAATTGGACTGATATTTCGCAGCACGGTGGCTGGGCAGCTTATAAAGCTGCGAATTAA
- a CDS encoding GntR family transcriptional regulator: MPLSPRSLQRNQSLQEQTYQALRTAILSGELTPGQRLIETHLAKKLQVSRTPIREALRQLQREELVVVEPHNILRVATISMVDAVQLYDCRLALEQLSVAEACENATEAHIQNLNVMVMQAEKLINSKPSQLTNFQLLDLDYRFHRLLAESSGNLWLRSLLDQVFDKMMLLRIHTIQNNRDVLEIRTEHHRIYEAVQARNTDAATQAIKAHLVASKERVVREMKNLQQTCGIVQEG, translated from the coding sequence TTGCCCCTGTCACCGCGATCGCTCCAGCGTAATCAATCACTACAGGAGCAAACTTATCAAGCATTACGTACGGCTATCCTATCAGGTGAACTAACTCCAGGACAGCGGTTAATAGAAACTCATCTTGCCAAAAAGTTACAGGTGAGTCGAACTCCAATTCGGGAGGCACTGCGGCAACTGCAACGCGAGGAATTAGTTGTCGTGGAGCCGCACAATATTTTGCGTGTCGCCACAATTTCCATGGTCGATGCCGTACAGTTGTACGATTGCCGACTAGCACTTGAGCAATTATCCGTAGCAGAAGCTTGTGAAAATGCTACCGAAGCTCACATTCAAAACTTGAACGTGATGGTGATGCAAGCTGAAAAGCTCATAAATAGTAAACCATCTCAACTAACTAACTTTCAACTTCTTGATTTAGACTACCGTTTTCACCGTTTACTCGCCGAGAGTTCGGGCAATTTATGGCTGCGATCGCTTTTGGATCAAGTCTTTGATAAAATGATGCTTCTGCGAATTCATACAATCCAAAATAATCGCGACGTGTTAGAAATTCGTACTGAGCATCACCGGATTTATGAAGCAGTGCAAGCACGGAACACTGATGCAGCAACTCAAGCTATCAAAGCTCATCTTGTTGCCAGTAAAGAGCGAGTTGTGCGGGAAATGAAGAATTTGCAACAAACCTGTGGCATTGTTCAAGAAGGTTGA
- a CDS encoding tetratricopeptide repeat protein, producing MRKFWILTAVYCLGCSMGLNTASLDKVTAQSSSILLRSVNQSPSSNNARVNADANANELSFSLPPISQTCPFPSIPTSAVVSSTLLGLSGEATVQPQTLVVTSEATGTAFVPGDGSDSDLGMTITSLVEAGKLDEALKVAQQIKDVSLKNEELSRIATVHREAGQLEQALQIAKSIAEPSQSNSNFRNDEISIKDNVLSEIAQAYMKVGQLGKPFSLQKIWAILEL from the coding sequence ATGAGGAAATTTTGGATTTTGACTGCTGTGTACTGCTTGGGATGCAGTATGGGGTTAAATACTGCTAGTCTTGATAAAGTGACTGCTCAGAGTTCTTCTATATTGCTTCGGAGTGTCAATCAGTCGCCGTCTAGCAATAATGCTCGTGTCAATGCTGATGCAAATGCGAATGAACTCTCCTTTTCCTTACCACCCATTTCTCAGACTTGTCCGTTTCCATCTATTCCTACGTCAGCAGTTGTAAGCAGTACTCTACTTGGTCTATCTGGAGAAGCTACTGTACAACCACAGACATTGGTTGTTACATCTGAAGCAACCGGAACGGCATTTGTACCAGGTGATGGCTCAGACTCCGACCTCGGCATGACTATCACTAGCTTGGTAGAAGCAGGAAAGCTGGATGAGGCGCTAAAAGTTGCCCAGCAAATTAAGGATGTTTCTCTAAAGAATGAGGAGTTGAGCAGAATAGCCACTGTCCATAGAGAAGCGGGACAACTGGAGCAAGCCCTTCAGATTGCAAAAAGCATCGCAGAACCATCCCAGTCGAACAGTAACTTCCGAAACGACGAGATCTCAATCAAAGATAATGTATTGTCCGAGATAGCCCAAGCTTATATGAAAGTAGGACAACTGGGCAAGCCCTTCAGCTTACAGAAGATATGGGCGATTTTAGAGTTGTAA